The nucleotide window ACTAAGCTGGCTAAAAGAAAGTGTTCCCTGTTGCGGGCTATGTGTAATAAGCGGCAACAGATTATTCGCTCCGGCTGATAGAGTAATCAGTGTTGCTTCATTCAGTAATGGTGCAGCTTGTTCAGACTGAACCGTTTCGATTACATTTCCTACACGGTAGCCCGGGAAAGTAAGCTCTTTAGAGAAATGAGCGAGCTTACCATGGCGTTTCAGCTGCAAAGCAATGTAATCCGTATAACCTGCATCAATCTGACTGTAAGGTGTTTGCCCTGCTGCCAAAGAGTCGCCAAGTGCAATATAAACTTCCCGTTCATTGGCTAATGCTGCCGTTGGAAACAGAACAATACAAAAAATAAGACTGAAAATTATTTTTCGCATTTATTCACCCCACTTCAATTTTTAAAATGCCCAATTACCTTTTCTGAAAATCGGTTCTGTTGTGCCGTCTGCCAGAATTCCGTCAATATCCATTTCCGCACTGCCGATCATGAAATCTTCATGTGTGATCGATGTATTAATGCCCAGTGCTTCCAGTTGGCCCTTTTCAAGTTCCTTGCCACCTTCATAACATGTCGGATAAGCTTCTCCGATTGCGAAATGGTTAGAGGCATTTTCATCGAATAATGTGTTGTAATATAAAATATTTGATGAAGAAATCGGTGATTCATGCGGTACTAATGCCACTTCTCCCAAATATGATGACCCTTCATCAGAAGCAACTAGCTGCTTTAATAAGTCCTGACCAACTTTTGCCTCAACGTTAACAATTTTACCTTTTTCAAAAGTCAGCTTGAAATCATCTATAATATTGCCTTTATAAACGAGTGGCTTCGTATTTGATACATAGCCGTTTACACCGTATTTTGCAGGCAGCGTAAAGACTTCTTCTGTCGGCATATTCGCGATGAATGTCGTACCATCAGGTGCCTCGCTGCTTCCGCTTTTCCATAAATGTTTGTCCGGAAGTTCAATCGTCAAGTCTGTACCAGGTGCCGTGTAATGAAGCTTCGCATACTTTTTGTTATTCAGCATCTCTGCACGTGCATGTAAGTTTCCAATATGAGTTTGCCAGTTCGCTACGGCATCCCCTTCACCAATGCGCACCGTTTTGAAAATAGCATCCCATAATGCGGGAACCTGCTCCTGTTCCGGTAAATCAGGGAATACTTTTGCCGCCCATTTCGGCGAAGGTACAGCAATAATTGACCATGCAATATCATCATTCATAACAGCTTTACGGTAATTCACTAATGCTGCACCGGCTGCTTTTTGCTGTGCTCCGATTTTTTCTGAATCGATACCTGCCAGTAAATCCGGATTTTCCGCATCGATCCAGAGAAGCGCACCTTTACGTTCTATTAATTCTTCACGTTGTGCAACAACCCATTTCGGAAAATTGGCTGTTTCTTCTACTGTAACATTCTCATAATAGGCACGTTCAAAGCTGGCATCCGTCAAGTTTACATGAACACGGCTTGCGCCTGCTTCATATGCTTTTTTAACGACAATACGTGTAAAGTCCAGCGTATCCGTAGATGTATTAATTAATAAATATTGTCCTTTTTGAATATTTACTCCGATTCGAACGGCTAAATCTGCAAATTGCTCTAACTTCTCTTGGAATGTCATGAATTATTTCTCCTTTTTCTTACTGAAAGTCATGCCCTTTTTATTGGACTTTGCTTGATACGACTTTTTCTCAGTTGCTTTGTTTGCTGCAGGTGCTGCTTTTGATGTAACTGTCTTGGCATTTCCCTCGACAAGCTGTCCTTGAGTCCATACTTTTTGAACACCTTTTAAGGAAAGATCGCGCAACCATTTTTTGAATGTCTTTTCGTCTTTGTACGATAGTAAAGTCAGTACTTCCCCGTCTGCACCGGCACGCCCTGTACGTCCTGAACGGTGAGTATATTGCTCGATTGTTCTTGGTACATCAACATGAATAACATGTGTTAAACCTGAAATATCTAAACCTCGTGCTGCAATATCCGTCGCGATTAAAATTCGTGCTTCCCCTTTTCGGAATGCATCCAGCGCTTTTTTACGCTCATCTTTTTTCATATCCGAATGAAGTGCTACAATTGGCGCATCACGGTATTCCAGCTTGTTCTGTTTCATTAGTACTTGGTCGATGTTATTAACAAATGCCAATCCGCGCAATCCTTCAATATTGGCTAATCGACGAAGCATATCGGTTTTGTCCCGCTCATCTACTTTTACAAATGAGTGGACAACTTTACCGAACTTCACCATATCTTCCGGTTTGATCTCGATGCTGATCGGCTCGAACATTAAGCGCTCTGCTACAAGCTTGATCTCTTCAGTAATCGTAGCCGAAACGACAACGACTTGACGGCCGAATGCAGCATTTTCGATAAACGATTTTACGACAACACGGTACTCGCGGCTAAGAAGCTGATCACATTCATCCAAAACGATTGTTTCGATTTCTTTAAGCTTTAATTTGCCTTGGCGTGCCAATTCATTCAGACGGCCTGGTGTCCCGACAACAATTGTTGGCTTTTTCTTTAATTTTTCAATTTGGCGTGCCGAGTTCGCACCGCCGATTAGTTGCTGCACAGTGATGTCTGTTCCTGCTGTCCAGTCACGGATCACTTCAACGATCTGCATCGCAAGCTCTTGTGAAGGTGCGACAATCAATGCCTGAGTCTGTTTCTTTTTACCGTCTACTTTATTTAAAATCGGTAATGTGTAGGCCAGTGTTTTTCCTGAACCTGTCGGTGATTCCGCTACGATATCTTTTCCTTCAACCATCGCAGGAATCATTTCCTCTTGTATTTTCATTGTCGTTTCAAATGACCATTTATTTTGAAGTGTTTCGTTTAATAAGCTAATTGCTGACATATTGTTTTACCACCTTTTATTCGTTGGCTTTAGTGTACCATATTCCATTATTAATGCGGAAATTTGACGGGAGATCAGTTCTTGTTTTACAGCGGAAAAAGGATGCAATGTGTCAATTGAAAAGTGGCGGGTGAAGCTGGGGGGAGATTTTCTAATAAATCCGGAAATCATCTAATATATTTTAATTTGTTCTAATAAAATGCCGATCTTCTAATATATCCGGCGGTTGTGCTAATATCGGTTCGGTTTGTTCTAATATCACCTAACCTTTTTCTAATAAAGCCCGGACATTTTCTAATATCCCGCATAATTGTTCTAATAAATTTCAAACCGGGCGCCTTTTCACACATCGTGAAGTAAAATGCATGCACTTGAACTTCAAAATTTCCCGAAGTTCTAATAACCTCGTCATTTCTTCTAATATCGCCCTTATTTCTTCTAATAACCCTTCCCCTTCTTCTAATAAAAATCCCCATCCCTCGCCCACAACAAAAAAGCATGCCGGAAACCAACTTCCAGCACGCCCAGCTTCTATACTCTTTCGATAATTAAGGCAATTCCTTGTCCGCCACCGATACAAAGGCTAGCAACCGCATACTTCCCGTTGCGTCTTTGCAGTTCATATGCAGCGGATAAGATGATTCTAGTTCCGCTTGCACCTACCGGATGACCGAGTGCAATTGCACCACCATTTACATTCGTTTTCTCACGGTCCAGGCCAAGTTCCTTTTCCACCGCGATATATTGGGCTGCAAATGCTTCATTAATCTCAACTAAATCCATGTCTTCAATTGCTAAATTCGCACGCTCCAATGCTTGACGAATTGCCGGAGCAGGGCCGATTCCCATAATTGTCGGATCTACACCCGCTATTCCCCATGAGACAATGCGAGCTAACGGCTTTAACCCTTGTTCATTTACAAAATCTTCACTAGCGACAACGACCGATGCTGCACCGTCGTTAATGCCGGAAGCGTTCGCAGCAGTAACGGAGCCGTCCTTTTTAAAGGCAGGGCGTAATTTCGCCAAGCTGTCCATTGTACCGCCTTCTTTAATATGTTCATCCTGATCTATTAAAATTTCGCCTTTTCTCGTAGCTACAGCAACCGGCACGATCTCTTTCGCAAAAGTGCCATCCTGACGCGATTTTGCGGCACGTTCGTTTGATAAAAGTGCAAAGGCATCTTGCTCCTCACGGGAAATCGTATACTGGTCAGCAAGCTTTTCTGCCGTCAAGCCCATCCCAGAACCTGTATACTTGTCAGTTAATGTTGCTTGAAGCATATCTGTAAACTCCAGATTGCCTAGTTTCGATCCGCTGAAACGTTGTTCGAAATTCGAATATGGCGATTGGGACATGTTTTCCGCTCCTCCAGCAAGTACAACATCCCCTTCACCTAGCTGGATCATCTGAGCCGCCGATACGACCGATTGCATACCCGATCCGCAAAGACGGTTTAATGTCAATGCCGGCACTTCCTTTGGCACCCCTGCATAAAGGCCGATATGACGGGCTAAATATGCCGAGTTCGTGCCAGTTGTAATGACACCTCCGTAAATGACATGGTCGACTTGCTCTGGCTGTACATTAGCGCGCTTTAACGCTTCCACTGCTGTTTTTGTACCAAGCTGTACTGCATCTGTTGTTGCAAAAGAACCTCCAAAAGCTGTAAATGCTGTACGTGCCCCGTCTACGATATATACGTTCTTCATTATTCCATCCCCTTTGTCAGTACTATTTTATAATTTGTTTGGCGATAATCCCCTTCATGATTTCGGTCGTGCCCGCATAAATGGCTGCTACCGGAATATCGCGGTATCGTCTTGCGATTTCGTATTCCTCCATATAACCGTAACCGCCGTGCAGCTGCAGACATTCGGATACGACTCGCTTGGCCATTTCACTGATCCACCACTTGGCCATCGATACTTCCTTCACGATATCTTGTCCTGCAATATGTTTGGCAATTAAACTATCCACATATGTACGGCCAAGGTCAATTTCAGTTGCCATTTCCGCCAACTTGAATTGAGTATTTTGGAAATCGGCGATGCGGCTGCCGAATGCTTTTCGATCTTTTACATAGTCTACTGTCAGTTTCAAACAGCATTCTGCTTCGATTTGTGTTTCGATAGCAACAATAAGGCGTTCCTGCTGCAGTTTTTCCATCAAATAATAGAAGCCCCGGTTTTCTTCCCCTAATAAGTTTTCTGCCGGTACACGTACATCTTCAAATATAAGCTCTCCTGTATCTGCACTGTGCATCCCGATTTTATCGAGTTTTTTTCCGCGCTTGAAACCAGGAGTACCCCTTTCGACAATAAGCAGACTCACCCCTTTATATGCCGGACTTGCCTGCGGATCTGTTTTACAAACGACAACAACATAATCTGCATGAATGCCATTTGTAATAAACGTTTTTTCGCCGTTTAAAATATAATAATCTCCATCTTTTTTCGCTGTCGTCTGAATGCCTGCCAGATCAGAGCCTGCACCCGGTTCCGTCATAGCAATTGCCGAAATATATTCGCCTGTAACGCTCTTAGGTAGCCATTTTTCCTTTTGTGCAGTTGTCCCGTATGCTTCAATGTAAGGTGTCACAATATCGGAATGAAGTGAAATTCCGCTTGCCAACCCTGCGCCAACACGCTCAAGTTCCTCCGTTAATATAGCAGAATAACCAAAATCCAGCGCAAGTCCCCCATATTCTTCACTCACCATTGGACATAAAAAGCCATTTTCCCCAAGCTTCAGCCAAAACTCACGTGGAATATCGCGGTCCTTTTCCCATTGTTCAAAATATGGATAGGCCTCTTTATCCAGCATTTTACGTAAAGCTTTTCTGAACATTTCATGCTCTTCTGTATAAATGTCCACTTCCCCGCCCCCTTTTGTTTTTTTCTGAATATTAGTACATTTCAATTTTAACAGGCACAAAATATGGAAACAATGGTTTTATAAGAAATATTATTGCACTATACAGAAATTCTGGTGAAAAATAAAAAAAGAGTTGCCAGAATTATTCATGACAACTCCCGATATTAACTATTGTTCAAAAGTAAAATAGCTTTCCTTGTATGGCCATTTACTTGATCTAACGCAAGCTTTACTCGTTCATAATTTTCATTTGTTTTTAACATGACAATTGCCGGCTTAACAGCAAACTTTGTTTTTTCCAGTACTGCTTCTGCTTCCTCATATTTGCAGTCCGTTGCAGCGATGACAATTCTTTTAGCCCGTTCTATTAATTTATTATTGCTGGCATGTACATCGACCATCAAGTTTTCGTACACTTTGCCTAATTGCACCATCGACGCTGTACTGATCATATTTAAAATCATTTTATGTGATGTAGCTGCTTTTAATCGTGTTGATCCTGTCAATATTTCGGGTCCTACGACTACTTCAATCGCTTCTTCTGCAAAGCGGCTTACTTCAGAATTAATATTGCTCGTCAAACTTACCGTGTAGGCACCGACAGATTGCGCGTACTGTATAGCACCGCTTACAAATGGTGTCGTACCGCTTGCCGTAATACCGATAACGGAATCGTACCGCGTTATGTTTTTTTCCTTTAATTTGTTTATTCCGTCTTCCAAACGATCTTCCGCATTTTCAACTGCCTGGAAAAATGCTTCTTTTCCGCCTGCCATGATCGTTTGTACCAGCTCCGGATCGGTCATAAAAGTAGGCGGACATTCAGATGCATCAAGCATTCCTAATCGACCACTAGTTCCCGCTCCGATGTAAAAGAGGCGGCCGCCGTTATTCATATTTTCAACCACTTTTTTAATTACTCTCTCAATGACAGGTAAAACTTGTTCAACACTTTTCACAACCTGCATATCTTCTTTATTCATGATTTGAAGTATGTCCGAGATAGGCATTACATCCAAATTTATTGTCTCATTATTTCGTTTTTCAGTTGTTAATTGATCGTAATTCATGTTATCTCACCTTCCAATAGACGCCATGTTTGTTGAATCGTTTGTTTAACTAGATCACTTACTTCAATATCACTTTCATGCAACGCTAATAAGTAAGCTCCAACTGTCCCGGAAATTGTTGGCTTTAAAGCAGTCAAATCAGGAAACCGCGCTGAAAGTCGTACGGT belongs to Solibacillus sp. FSL W7-1436 and includes:
- a CDS encoding aminopeptidase → MTFQEKLEQFADLAVRIGVNIQKGQYLLINTSTDTLDFTRIVVKKAYEAGASRVHVNLTDASFERAYYENVTVEETANFPKWVVAQREELIERKGALLWIDAENPDLLAGIDSEKIGAQQKAAGAALVNYRKAVMNDDIAWSIIAVPSPKWAAKVFPDLPEQEQVPALWDAIFKTVRIGEGDAVANWQTHIGNLHARAEMLNNKKYAKLHYTAPGTDLTIELPDKHLWKSGSSEAPDGTTFIANMPTEEVFTLPAKYGVNGYVSNTKPLVYKGNIIDDFKLTFEKGKIVNVEAKVGQDLLKQLVASDEGSSYLGEVALVPHESPISSSNILYYNTLFDENASNHFAIGEAYPTCYEGGKELEKGQLEALGINTSITHEDFMIGSAEMDIDGILADGTTEPIFRKGNWAF
- a CDS encoding DEAD/DEAH box helicase, whose protein sequence is MSAISLLNETLQNKWSFETTMKIQEEMIPAMVEGKDIVAESPTGSGKTLAYTLPILNKVDGKKKQTQALIVAPSQELAMQIVEVIRDWTAGTDITVQQLIGGANSARQIEKLKKKPTIVVGTPGRLNELARQGKLKLKEIETIVLDECDQLLSREYRVVVKSFIENAAFGRQVVVVSATITEEIKLVAERLMFEPISIEIKPEDMVKFGKVVHSFVKVDERDKTDMLRRLANIEGLRGLAFVNNIDQVLMKQNKLEYRDAPIVALHSDMKKDERKKALDAFRKGEARILIATDIAARGLDISGLTHVIHVDVPRTIEQYTHRSGRTGRAGADGEVLTLLSYKDEKTFKKWLRDLSLKGVQKVWTQGQLVEGNAKTVTSKAAPAANKATEKKSYQAKSNKKGMTFSKKKEK
- a CDS encoding acetyl-CoA C-acetyltransferase, coding for MKNVYIVDGARTAFTAFGGSFATTDAVQLGTKTAVEALKRANVQPEQVDHVIYGGVITTGTNSAYLARHIGLYAGVPKEVPALTLNRLCGSGMQSVVSAAQMIQLGEGDVVLAGGAENMSQSPYSNFEQRFSGSKLGNLEFTDMLQATLTDKYTGSGMGLTAEKLADQYTISREEQDAFALLSNERAAKSRQDGTFAKEIVPVAVATRKGEILIDQDEHIKEGGTMDSLAKLRPAFKKDGSVTAANASGINDGAASVVVASEDFVNEQGLKPLARIVSWGIAGVDPTIMGIGPAPAIRQALERANLAIEDMDLVEINEAFAAQYIAVEKELGLDREKTNVNGGAIALGHPVGASGTRIILSAAYELQRRNGKYAVASLCIGGGQGIALIIERV
- a CDS encoding acyl-CoA dehydrogenase family protein; the protein is MDIYTEEHEMFRKALRKMLDKEAYPYFEQWEKDRDIPREFWLKLGENGFLCPMVSEEYGGLALDFGYSAILTEELERVGAGLASGISLHSDIVTPYIEAYGTTAQKEKWLPKSVTGEYISAIAMTEPGAGSDLAGIQTTAKKDGDYYILNGEKTFITNGIHADYVVVVCKTDPQASPAYKGVSLLIVERGTPGFKRGKKLDKIGMHSADTGELIFEDVRVPAENLLGEENRGFYYLMEKLQQERLIVAIETQIEAECCLKLTVDYVKDRKAFGSRIADFQNTQFKLAEMATEIDLGRTYVDSLIAKHIAGQDIVKEVSMAKWWISEMAKRVVSECLQLHGGYGYMEEYEIARRYRDIPVAAIYAGTTEIMKGIIAKQIIK
- the murQ gene encoding N-acetylmuramic acid 6-phosphate etherase, with product MNYDQLTTEKRNNETINLDVMPISDILQIMNKEDMQVVKSVEQVLPVIERVIKKVVENMNNGGRLFYIGAGTSGRLGMLDASECPPTFMTDPELVQTIMAGGKEAFFQAVENAEDRLEDGINKLKEKNITRYDSVIGITASGTTPFVSGAIQYAQSVGAYTVSLTSNINSEVSRFAEEAIEVVVGPEILTGSTRLKAATSHKMILNMISTASMVQLGKVYENLMVDVHASNNKLIERAKRIVIAATDCKYEEAEAVLEKTKFAVKPAIVMLKTNENYERVKLALDQVNGHTRKAILLLNNS